From the Gemmatimonadales bacterium genome, one window contains:
- a CDS encoding DUF5724 domain-containing protein: LEGAVWWIQAHTKDDRSWRLPELKEIWAAEVSERTPLSAADLTDGAVDVEWFVHVFGQLGAVRWKTLDTAAKYAASRAGHTRAQLFARAMAGLVTREQILARIDTSRHQDSVRALGLLPLPDGDSGQRDLLERYQRLQSFKRQSRKFGSQRQQSESRAVAIGLANLARTAGHRDPQRLQWAMEQRAVADLARGPVVLTRGEVSITLSIDVDGAPSLRIARQDKSLKALPSALRKDAEVGELRARLQELRRQRSRVREALEEAMCRGDTFQSHELCVLLQHPILAPALGVLVFIGDGVAGYLAEGGRALRDHAGTQHVLGHVEEVRIAHPHDLLVRGDWSAWQRDCFRAERVQPLKQLFRELYPLTASERGTDRTRRYAGHQVNPRQALALLGGRGWVARPEEGVSRTFHDEGLTARLGFQEPFFTPADIEGLTLEDVIFTRKGEWTALPLDGIPPRLFSEAMRDLDLVVSVAHRGGVDPEATASTVEMRAALLNESCELLGLANVEVNGRHATIHGSLGDYSVHLGSAGVLVLPGTAIPIVAVHSQHRGRIFLPFADDDPKTAEVLSKVLLLARDDEIRDPNILEWISAARGG; the protein is encoded by the coding sequence GGTCAGCTCGGCGCCGTGCGCTGGAAGACGCTCGACACGGCGGCGAAGTACGCGGCCAGCAGGGCTGGGCACACGCGCGCGCAGCTCTTCGCGCGCGCGATGGCGGGACTCGTGACGCGCGAGCAGATTCTCGCGCGCATCGACACGTCGCGCCATCAGGACTCCGTGCGTGCACTGGGGCTGCTACCACTTCCGGACGGTGACAGCGGGCAGCGTGATCTGCTCGAGCGCTACCAGCGCCTTCAGTCGTTCAAGCGCCAATCACGGAAGTTCGGCTCCCAGCGCCAACAGAGCGAGTCGAGAGCCGTCGCGATCGGACTCGCGAACCTCGCGCGCACGGCGGGCCACCGTGATCCACAGCGCCTGCAGTGGGCCATGGAACAGCGGGCCGTGGCGGACCTCGCTCGCGGGCCGGTGGTTCTCACCCGCGGAGAGGTGAGCATCACGCTCTCCATCGACGTCGACGGCGCGCCTTCGCTGCGCATCGCGAGGCAGGACAAGTCGCTCAAGGCGCTGCCTTCTGCCTTGAGGAAAGACGCCGAGGTGGGGGAGTTGAGGGCGCGTCTTCAGGAGCTCCGTCGTCAGCGCTCACGTGTTCGTGAGGCGCTCGAGGAGGCGATGTGTCGTGGCGATACGTTCCAGTCGCACGAGCTCTGCGTGCTCCTCCAGCACCCCATCCTCGCACCGGCACTCGGGGTGCTCGTCTTCATCGGCGACGGCGTCGCCGGCTACCTCGCTGAGGGCGGGCGCGCGCTGCGCGACCACGCCGGCACGCAGCACGTGCTCGGGCACGTGGAGGAGGTGCGGATCGCGCATCCGCACGACCTGCTCGTGCGCGGCGATTGGTCGGCGTGGCAGCGCGACTGCTTCCGAGCGGAGCGTGTCCAGCCGCTCAAGCAACTCTTTCGCGAGCTGTACCCACTGACCGCGTCCGAGCGCGGCACCGATCGCACCCGCCGGTACGCCGGCCACCAGGTGAACCCTCGTCAGGCCCTCGCGCTCCTGGGCGGCCGGGGCTGGGTCGCGCGCCCGGAGGAGGGAGTGAGCCGGACCTTCCACGATGAGGGGCTGACCGCACGGCTGGGTTTTCAGGAGCCGTTCTTCACGCCGGCCGACATCGAGGGACTCACGCTCGAGGACGTGATCTTCACCCGCAAGGGCGAGTGGACCGCGCTGCCGCTCGACGGCATCCCGCCACGCCTGTTCAGCGAGGCGATGCGCGACCTCGACCTGGTGGTGAGCGTCGCGCATCGGGGGGGCGTCGATCCCGAGGCAACCGCGTCGACCGTCGAGATGCGAGCGGCCCTGCTGAATGAGAGCTGTGAATTGCTCGGCCTCGCGAACGTCGAGGTCAACGGCCGCCACGCGACCATCCACGGCTCGCTGGGCGACTACTCTGTTCACTTGGGGAGCGCGGGAGTGTTGGTGCTGCCCGGGACAGCGATCCCCATCGTCGCGGTGCACTCGCAGCACCGCGGTCGGATCTTCCTCCCGTTCGCGGATGACGACCCGAAGACCGCGGAGGTGCTGTCGAAGGTGCTGCTCCTCGCGCGGGACGATGAGATCCGCGATCCCAACATCCTGGAGTGGATCAGCGCCGCGCGCGGGGGGTGA